CAGGCATCTTCAATAATTCTGATATTGTGTTTTTTTGCAATATTCTTTAACGTATCCATATCACAAGGCATTCCACCGAAATGTACGGGAATAATTGCTTTTGTTTTGGAAGTAATTTTCCTTTCAACTTCTTTAGGGTTAATATTAGCCGTATCCAACTCGATATCGGCAAATACCGGTATCGCATTTACTCTTAAAACCGCGCTTGCAGTCGCCATAAAAGTATATGGAGGAACTATTACTTCATCTCCTGCCCCTACACCACATGCCAGTAGAGCCATCTCCAATCCTATTGTACCGTTACAACAGGCAACGGCATATTTAGCGTCTTGGAATTTTGCATATTTTGCTTCAAATTCTTTTACATTTTCTCCATACCACCATTTACCACTGTCGAAAACCTTTAATAAGTTTTTTCGTTCAGTAGCACCGAATACCGGCCATGTAGGATACTCTTGTGTTCTAACCTTTTTCCCGCCATTAATCGCTAACTTTCCCATTTTATCCCCCTAATAATCTCGCCCTCTACCTTCATCTTCTCCCCGAATCGGCCTTTTACTGCAGATTGCCAAGGGCAATCCACTACATAAACTTCTTCCTGTATTTTATAATTTAGCTGATTTTTGTATATTTTTTCCCTGCTTCGTCGTAAATTGTGTAACCGATGTCAAGACGCTCCGCCATTTCAACAATGTGCGGTAAATAGTTGCCATAAACAAAACCGAGATGATTACAAGGCCAAAGGTCTATTATCTGGCGGTCGGTAATCGGCAGTTTCCCTAAAATAATAGGCCAGGAAAAATTATATTTTTTATGGTCTTCCTTTTTCACGTTGACGGTTTTTATAACTGTGGCGACTATATGATACCGTAAATTTTGCCTTGCAAGCCGAGCAACTGTGATAGTCTCCCCTGCGGGTGTCCTTCCGCGGACGGAAGAGCCGCCTGCATCATAAAATATTTCCTGCCCGAGATATTCCACATAATCAAGTTTTTTTACGCTGCTTTCAGTTTCTTTACCAAAAAAGCACGGAGGATGCTGTCCGCAGTTGACAATAGCGAGCAGACCTTTTTCAACATCACGGAAATCGCCGAAACCCGAAGGCTTTCCTGACAGAAGATATAGCCAAAGTTGTGTCATAGCGGAATCCATATCGTTTTCACATGCAATAGGTGTAATCTTTTTTTCTTTGCCATCCGGACCGATGTCATTGTTCATAAAAGCTGCCGATATGCACTGTGTACAATCATTAGCACTAAGTTCATCCTGGCATTTAACTCCGCCTACTGTTCCGCCATACAGCTCAAACAGGTCTTTCGCAGCATAATAGAACGAAATCTGGTAAACAAACATATCCAGTGATGAAAATTTCGCCCTTGAAAAATCAAAACTTCCATGTTTTTTATTGTAGAGGTAATCTACGGCTTGTTCAACTCTTTTGTCTTTTATTCTATATGCAGACTTGCCCGGAATACCTCTCCAGTCAACCATTTTAAGAGCTTGTTTTTTAAGTTCCGACTGGTCAAGCGCCTCGTAAGATACCCCCCAGTTTTTTGCCCAGTAATCTACATCCGCCGTAGTAGTACACATTTTCAAACTCATACCGCCGAACGCTACATACTTCTGCTTTTTGAGTTTTTCAATCGCTTCAATAGCCTTTGATGTCGCTTCTTTCCTCTTTTTATAGAACGAAAGTATATCTATTATTTCATGAACTACTTTCGGGTCTTTATCTATCTTACCATAAACCATCTGATATGCTAACCCTATCCTTTGAAGTGCTCCGCCGACTGCCATACCTGCAACAAGTCCGGGAACTTGCGTATCTTTGTAAGCATAAATTAAAACTCTTGCTATGCCTTTGTCGTTACCTTTAAGTTCGTTAGCAAATGCAGTTACCGCATCCCTCGAATCATACGGAAATGTCCACGAACCTTCATTTATGATAATGGCGTCCACATTAGCACTGGCAATTTTTTTTGCATGTTCTCTAACAAGGTTAGTGTTCCACGCGATCTGGTCTTCTTTCGGGTAACCGTCACCGCCACGCACAACTTCAATGCCCTTTTTCTTAAGTGCACTAACCAAAAACCCTTCATACTTAATCATCATATCCACATTTTCTGCCCTTACCCAAGGTCTTGGATCATTCGGGGAAAACACTCCAACTCTAATTTTACTCATACTTACCTCCTTAAAAATCGATTAAAAAATTTGAGAGACATCAAAAGATTAAAAAGATTTTAAACATTTCTAATTTTTCTAATCTTTAAATCTTTCAATTTGACTCTTATTTCTACCAATCTTTTTCCGGCATACCGAATACCGGGACTTTTACGTTTGCTTTTTCTTTGGGTCTTTTTTCGTCGCCGGTAGATTCAAGCAAACGCTGTGCATCTTCTTTTGACATACCCTGCTTTTTTTCTTCTTTTTTGTCTTTTTCTTGCTGTTTCTTCTCTTCGTTCTTTTTATTTTCTTTATCTTTACCTTTATCTTTTTCTTTTCCCTTATCCTTATCTTTATCTTTCTGACTCTGTGAGTCTTTATCCTGCTGTTTGGAATTTTTATCAATATTTTCTTTTAATTTTTTCTGAGCAAACTCTATATTAAATTTGGCGTCTGTATCACTAGGGGTTAATTCGAGTGCCTTCTTATAAAGTTGTATCGCTTCCGGAAGTTTACCTAACCTGAATAATGAATTCCCCATATTATAGTAAGCTTTACCCTGAAGTGCAATATCTTTGCTATATGTCGCTTTTTCATAATTCTTTAACGCATCTTCATATGCACCAGTTTTAAAATATACATCGCCTATATTAAACGCTGTTTCCGGCAAGTTAGGGTCAGCCGTTTCTGCAAGTTTATATTTTTCCAATGCCACATCGTATTTTTCTTTATTAAATGCACTGTTGCCTTTGCTTAAATTGCCTCTAATGGAAGAATATAAACTGCCGGAGAAATATAAACTTAAAAATATAATAAACACAATACGTTTCATATATTTATCCTTTTTTTGAAACCGTCAGGCAAAAACATTTCAATAAGTATCAATATCAGACCAATTAATACAAAATAATAAAACTTTTCTTCGTACCTTTCATATTTTTGGGCTTTTAGCTGTTTAGTCTCCATACTTGAAATATCTTCTGTTATGCGCGACACTTCAATCTCGCCGTCAGTTGCCTGATAGTATTTTCCTCCGGTTTCATAAGCAATTTTCTGCAAAGTAAGTTCGTCTAACTTCGTCATTACAGTCTCGCCTTTTTTATCCTTTTTGTAATTGGTTACATTACCGGTTTCATCCTTATCCGGTATTAATTCACCTTGTGATGTCCCAAATCCGATAGTAAATATTTTCACACCTTCCTTTTTTGCCGCAAGAGCGGCTGACAGCGGGTCGCTTTCGTGGTCTTCACCATCGGTTAAAATTATAAGCGCTTTGTATTTTCTTTCCTCTTTTATAAAGTTTTTTACTGCTAAATCTATTGCTTCACCGATAGCAGTGCCGGGAACAGGGATAAGGTCGGTAGTTATTGAGTCCATAAATATTTTACTGGCAGAAGTGTCCAACGTTAATGGGCATTGTAAAAACGGTTTCCCGGCAAATGCAATAATTCCCAGCCTGTTACCGGAAAGTTTATCAATTATAAAACTAAGTTCAAGTTTTGCTTTTTCTAAACGACTGGGTTTAATATCCTGGGCAAGCATACTCTTTGAAACATCAATAGCTATTATTACATCTACACCGTGTTTTTTAATATCGACAAGTTTTGCCCCAAATTTTGGACCTGCAAGTGCAAAAAGCAGGAAAAATAGCCCTGAAATTTTAAGAACTTTCTTTAACTCTATAATTCGGATATCATATCTTACAAAAAGTTTTTGGATATTATCTTCTGAAAACAGTTTTTTCAGAAATTCCCTTTTATTTTTTTCAGACGAATATTCTAATATAATCAGGAATACAATAACAAAAACTAAAATATAAATAAAAACCGGTGCTGAAAATCCCATTTAAGGTACCGTCCTGAAAACTAAATTTTTTAGCATAATTTCAATAAGGAACAATAAAACTGCCGGTAGAAGAAACCAGATATAAAGTTCGTTAAAATCGGTATATTCTTCAACCTTAAACTCTGTTTTTTCCATTGAGTTAATTTTTTTATAAATTTCTTCCAGTGATGATTTATCGGTCGCCCTGAAATATAAGCCGTCTGTTTCTTTAGCAATCTGTAAAAGTTTTGTCTCATCAAGGTCTTCTTTTATCCAAACATATCTTCTGCCAAAGACAGGATCATCAACGGGATAGGGCGCAGGACCGGTACCCGCAGCACCTATAGCATAAATCTTAATCCCGAATGCAGATGCTGCTTTCGCTGCCGTAATAGGGTCAACTTCTCCCATATTATTCCTACCGTCAGTAAGTAAAATTATAATCTTGCTTTTTCCTGTGGACTCTTTTAACCTATTAACAGATGTTATTATCGCCGTCCCTATAGCTGTCCCGTCTGTCTGGGTAATCCCAATTTCAATCTTATCAATAAAATCAAGTAACGAACCGTAATCCGTCGTCAACGGACACTGGGTAAAAGCAACAGCAGAAAAAACAACCACACCTATCCGGTCATTTTTCCTGCCTTTTATGAATTTTTTTACTACATCTTTTGCAGCTTCAAGACGGTTTTGCGGTTTGAAGTCTTCTGCACGCATAGAACTTGAAGTATCAATACATAAAATTATATCTAATCCTTTTTTTGTAAATTCCGATGACTTTTCACCGCCTTGAGGACGTGCCAATGCCAAAATAATGAAAATAACGGCAAAAATCCTTAGACCATCCAATATCTTCTTGCCGAACGGCGGATTCGTTTTACCGAAAATATTTATATCTGAAAATATTATTCCGGAGTCATTCTTTAATTTCTTCTTTTTAATATAATACAGTATTCCGATAAAAACCGGAATTAATATTAAAACATACGGATAATAAAATCGCATTATGGAACCTCTAATTCTTGTTCATCCGGAACTTCCGGAGGTTTAACTATTTCAACTATATCTTTTGCAC
This genomic window from Elusimicrobiota bacterium contains:
- a CDS encoding tetratricopeptide repeat protein; translated protein: MKRIVFIIFLSLYFSGSLYSSIRGNLSKGNSAFNKEKYDVALEKYKLAETADPNLPETAFNIGDVYFKTGAYEDALKNYEKATYSKDIALQGKAYYNMGNSLFRLGKLPEAIQLYKKALELTPSDTDAKFNIEFAQKKLKENIDKNSKQQDKDSQSQKDKDKDKGKEKDKGKDKENKKNEEKKQQEKDKKEEKKQGMSKEDAQRLLESTGDEKRPKEKANVKVPVFGMPEKDW
- a CDS encoding VWA domain-containing protein, encoding MGFSAPVFIYILVFVIVFLIILEYSSEKNKREFLKKLFSEDNIQKLFVRYDIRIIELKKVLKISGLFFLLFALAGPKFGAKLVDIKKHGVDVIIAIDVSKSMLAQDIKPSRLEKAKLELSFIIDKLSGNRLGIIAFAGKPFLQCPLTLDTSASKIFMDSITTDLIPVPGTAIGEAIDLAVKNFIKEERKYKALIILTDGEDHESDPLSAALAAKKEGVKIFTIGFGTSQGELIPDKDETGNVTNYKKDKKGETVMTKLDELTLQKIAYETGGKYYQATDGEIEVSRITEDISSMETKQLKAQKYERYEEKFYYFVLIGLILILIEMFLPDGFKKRINI
- a CDS encoding VWA domain-containing protein; protein product: MRFYYPYVLILIPVFIGILYYIKKKKLKNDSGIIFSDINIFGKTNPPFGKKILDGLRIFAVIFIILALARPQGGEKSSEFTKKGLDIILCIDTSSSMRAEDFKPQNRLEAAKDVVKKFIKGRKNDRIGVVVFSAVAFTQCPLTTDYGSLLDFIDKIEIGITQTDGTAIGTAIITSVNRLKESTGKSKIIILLTDGRNNMGEVDPITAAKAASAFGIKIYAIGAAGTGPAPYPVDDPVFGRRYVWIKEDLDETKLLQIAKETDGLYFRATDKSSLEEIYKKINSMEKTEFKVEEYTDFNELYIWFLLPAVLLFLIEIMLKNLVFRTVP